The Pieris rapae chromosome 13, ilPieRapa1.1, whole genome shotgun sequence genomic sequence TAACAATAAGAAACAGTTACACAAACCATAATCAagttacacaataaaaaaataaggttaGGAAATGTTTGTCCTTGCTTTatgattaatgaaataaaaaaatatgattggCAAAAACAATTTTGGGTCTTACAATATgagtacaaattatatttactcatATTAGATATTAATCAACAGATATAAGATAGTTAAGTTAAACCATGACTAATTAAGCTGAATCTTTCAAAAACCATAATCACATGGacaggtttaattttttacctatttttgttgtttcagtAAATGATAGATAAGAAATACACAAAAGCTTGTCCTGCTTTAGAAGACCAATTTCGttggaaacaaaaaaaaatacagctgGCCTACAATTATTCCTTTCTTTGTTTACTATAATTTTCAATGATCACATACCAAGATAAATGTCTCCAAAGGATCCAGACCCAATTTTACGGCCCAATCGATACTTATTTCCAACTCGCAGCTCCATTTTCTGCATAACTTTGAACTTAGTAAAATAACACTGACCACGGTTTCATTACTGATCGGCCATGTTTGAGATAGACGCAGATCTTACCACCTAAagaaatatcattaattatcGTTCAAACTTTAATAAGATTATCTCATGTGCCACATTAAGgaaatttactattataattaacgaTATATTGACCTTTTTCActgaaaattaaacttttaaactatttttttaggttttattaaacGCATCCAACGAATTTAGAATCCTATTACAATTTTGatcataaaatcaaaatgacaGGATTGGTCATTGGAATTTTGGTCTTTGTTCATAGATCTTCTATCTGCTCTCTGCTCAATCCACAGGCTAAATATACAATCTATACTCTATTTAATCCGTATACTATGTTGCTAgcaatagtaaataataagtttttcgATGCAAATTCgtctaaaatctttttatcgtcacatataaaaaagttttatttagttattaactACATTCaagtatagtaaaatattatggttAGTATAAACACCAGTGTTCACCATATGTTCCACCAATATTATtcaacgttttatttttttaaagttataggttataattacataattagtaactgtaactataaaaaaagtgtatttacTTATGTATACGCGTTGggagttatacttctttagggtaacaagacaaaaatattttaaaaaaattaaacgacaGTAACTGcagaaaaaagatatttagaattgtcttttattaacataacttttacacatttaaagaaaaacactttttaacggattatagttatgtattattgtatttaaacttataattatttgtacataattttaaatttaaatacaataatacataactataatccgttaaaaagtgtttttctttaaaagatatttagaaCATTGAAACTTTTATGAGTTTCTTGAGATCATTTTATGAGATCCGGAAAGACTCCTTGGGGCTTGGTCTATGCTGGtgttaaatatgaaaactaAATAAGGCGCAATAGTTTCGGTGACAGAACCACAGACTTCTACAGACATTTCTCAAAGATCTTttgtagatttaattttaagaccGTTAAAAGTCTTTATTTCAACACCGGAACTACTTTACTGTGTTTCATGAGATCCGGAAAGACTCCTTGGTCTATGCtggtgttaaatattaaaactaaataaggCGCAATAGTTTCGATGACAGAAGTCAGAACCACAGACTTTTACAGACAGTCCCCAAAGATCTTGTgtagatttaatattaagaatcTTAAATTAAGATCTATAAAAGcctttataacaattaactaaattaaacaattggttttgtataaaataaataatattgataattgaatttatcttgttattaaaactaaaaataaacatttgttttttagacTGCCCTACAATGTTACGAATACTTATATTTCAAGTTAATAAGAAAGGCCTACCAATCATCAAAGATTTTTGGTGTTTAAATTCCACACTGGTTTCACTAGCTCAAATGTTGTAGCATTTGACAATTTAAGTAGGCAACGTGAGTAATTTTTTtgggtaaaataaaaaacattaattgtaaacattttattgaaaaaaaggcTTAAGAGCTCTCAAAACatggttaaaatttaaacgtgTATTTTTCCGTACATAGTTacaatcataatttataatgacaATGTGGGTTGTAGTGTTTGAAGCacctatttctttttctttaaaggtaccaataatttattagtcaTTGCTTGCTTGCgtactttaaaaattgttgttatatAAAGTATCAAGTCGGTAGAATGCTTAtagcaattatataatatacagttttGGAATATTCTGTATTTGTATACAGTCCGGTATTCCCGTGGACCATTCCGGTGTTACAAAATAGGGTAGACATACACAAATTCTCTTTTCTCCCGTATATTCATTTTGAGATTCGTTGATAATTACTGACAAGAAAGTTTTCAGCCCTCGTTGCCTTATAttaacgaattttgatttccATGCCCtcatgaatattgttaatcaTCGATTAAAAGCAGTACTGTTAAGTATACACTTATTACTATGGTAGAATTACTAAACTACTACttcttaattttacattttatttttaagactaGTGAACTTAAATGCGACTGCATTAACTTAGTAAGgcctaaaaataaatctattatttaaaatggacggaattaaaagtaatggacgtaagttaattaatattaatgatttcaTGTGGTTTTTTTGCACTAATAAAAACTGTCGAGAAATTCATTTTCAcacttaataacattttttttaattgcacgTATATTAGATGAgcattttatagaaattaaataaaagttgtgATAGACAAGTTGCTTAATCCTAACTACATAGTGGtcgcaaaattaaaatatatattttaatagtaacacTGGGACACAGATTACATGTTTTCTGTTACCAAAGGTAAACAAGATGGCGCGGTTATAAAATAGCTAGATAGGTACTGAAAAAGATTACATTAACtacaattcaaattaaatcaatctCTTGcgttgaaattaatttcacgattgatttaatttaatttttaataacacaagATTACAAGAAGCGCCACCTAGCATAGAAACCTCGAGTTAATTTTCCATAGTTTTGGtagtttactttaataataaagctaTACTAGCgatcaataataaaacactaaaCGTAGCTACACTACCACCGGATTGCTGTAACACTAGTTTGTTGTCCTGGGTGTGCTCGGCGACGGTAGCTGGGGTTCCATTTCTGTCACCCAAAAGCTGGTTTGCtactttcaaattttttatcaagCCAAATACGTCTTCTGAAATCCAATCAAATACAATCACATTTATaacgtttcacataaattatataaaattcgattatcaaatcatttttaaatcatatttcaagGGTTATAGAAGTCTACAatcaaaaactatattaaattattggagAAAAAATTAGTTGTATCCATAGATAAAACCTTAGAGAGTTATACCTGCTTCTTTATCGCCGTCCAAATAGTctactttaataaatgtcGTAAGCGACACTTCGTACACTTTATTACTGTCAGCGTTGTTTGCTATTGAGCGTCGTTTCCTGCCATAGGCTGTTACGCCGTTACTGCATTGcacctgaaaaaaataatggaaatgtaattaaataagcaaatatttaatttatttgcccCCTAAAATTCATTTACTAAACATTCTTATAAGTTTAGCAAAGATCCttacatatttaagttttgtacATTTATTCTCAATCTAAGTGATCGCAATAAGTTATTAACCATGAGGGTCAGAActgtttagtttaaataaaaatttgtacatatatattaacttaCATTCATAAGCGTTGtaataaatggaaaaaaaaaattaaatcgtcGTATTTAATATCGTTGAACGCTTCTAGGaaactgtttaaaatgtaatcacgaaaattatcaataaaaacatggcaaacataataatatacattatattacacGAAAAATGTAGATGATTCATAAAATCTGTATAGGCCTTAAATTCCACTTACCCCTTGACACTTGTCGAGGCAAACTGTGACAGTACCCTTAAATTGCACATAGGTCGTATCGGGGAACTTGAATGCCCTAAATTTGGCTGTCAAGTTATCACCATCGTTGGTTTGGAAGTTATCAAAAAGGTAGGGGTCGATCGAACAtctgaaaaagtttttttattattatgactacatagaattaaaagtaatgcgtaacagtttaaaaagttattaaaatttataaatctacTATAAACTTATTGATGATGTCTTTCTTATTCACtcgtatttcaaaataattattttaattgcagtAACCATTTCTAAATCTAAAGCGTTTGTGACGTAATAACTCATACGTCATTTTTTCGGTTTTTTCGTTCTAAATGGCGGGGAAGAACATCCTTTTAAAAGGCgcaaataacttaaaaatttatatatatttcacgaGATATTTATGTAGTGGGTTGGCAAAGTTGTTTAAATTGAACTatgttcaatttaataaatcaacaaTCATAGTTTTTATCGATATAGAGTATTGTTCAAACATAcccattaaatattatggtcTCCTGCTGTTTACCCGTGTCTGTCACATGCATGTAGTTCACCAGTAATCCATATACGGGTGCCGAGGAGTTATCCAGGAATATTTCCATGGATAAAGGAGTCCCGGGGCTGACGGAGATCTCACCTGATACTCTGTAAAGTACGTACACATTTTGTAACTGgccattgtttataaaaatattaatataatttaataatagtggcgcaattaaaaaataatctctgGCATAATCTTTCCTCCACAAACATTGGCGAAATCgcataaatactaaaaacccCGTAAGGTCatgaatagataaataacaaatagatAAAGCATTACGATTACTTTGCtaggtaattaataaactttacttGATAGTGTATCGTTTTCTATATCTCACAACCTACCTTCTTCCAGtactaacaataattattataaacatttaccgTACAATAACAGGTTCATAATGTTTTCAAGATTTTTAAAGCCTTTTTCGACCATTTAATCTTTGCAGCCagttattacaatttacagtaatacataaaatcatttgaaACTTACTGTTTTCCATTCTGCTTGACGACTGCCCCTAAAATTGGTTCGGGGGCACGGCCTTCTTCGTATCGTGTTATGTCAAGAACCCtgcgattataataaaagcctttataTGAAAGTagacaaattaatttagcaCACAATTTATTATACCGCCCCGCCATCTAGCGGTTGCACTCACTACTATTTTCTTAAGATGTTAGGATATTAGTCTCATAAACTCCTATAAGATGGTATGGCAATAAAATATCAGTacggtattttatttatagtttgttGGAATCATAGATAACAATTTAGACCTAAGTTTTTCCTTGAAATTGAGAGGTTGAGAGTTGCcactaattttgtttataagacaaaaatatttatatgtttcttAAGACGTCTATATCAAAGGTCTGAAATtataatgtcatatttttagacaaaatttaattaagtatacattttattttttttactagatGACCCGGTGAATTTTGTATGacctacatatatttgtgtcaaaacttcgtacatatttataaaacagacCAAAGAGATCGGACCTTATAGTTTATACTACAACTATGACACACATATTTCTTAAGGCATCtgcataagtacataaaaaccAAGTTAGGTATCCttttttattaccaaaaaGACAAAGACGTAACCGATTTCCCAGCTAGGAacggtttttattattaaattcaactgtcgcttttagtatttttctttactcaaaatttatttttccagtTTACACCTAAGCCtttcacaaatattaaaagatcATAATTAGCCAAATCGGCCCAGCCATTCCCGCGTTTTAGCGAGGCAAATAgacatcaatttatttttatatcaggGGAAAGGATAAATGGAGTAAAATAGTCACACAATGGTACCCAAGAGATGGAAAGAGAAAGAGAGGCAGACCACAAAAAAGATGGGACGACGACATTAGAAAAGTCGCGGGAACAACATGGGGTAGAGTGGCCTTAGAAAGGCCAGAATGGAGTAGATTgtaggaggcctttgccacctgGCAAGCGGACAAGCAGAAATGGAAGAAAGAATCaatctacgaaaaataaaaataaagaatacgccGAAATGTCCGataaaaaaggctattattattattattaggtaggtgggctcaatttatttttatataatataatcatatatgtttaattgatACATACTCAGGTTCACTAAAATCCAATGGAAAAGGTTCTACGGCTCTTCTAGACAAGGCTCGCTTGTTCGTGACGACACATCGCACGGTGACAGTTTCCCGCCCGCCCGATAACGTCTCTATCACTATTTTGTGGTAGTATGTTCGTTTTCCCTGGAAAATAACGCatatagatacaatttttgtcaaaatattgtaagtatgaagtatagttattaatttcaGCAGAAGAATTATTAATCTACGAACCAACACTGGTTTGTatgttcattaaattatttatttacacttcgttcaCGAGtcataattaagaaaaacaagtAGCTAATTACGAGCCAGAagagaaatgtttaaaaaggagattcttaaataaatttagacacTTTGCCTGATATCAAGAGGTAAGGAGTTACAAAGAAGGATACTTTGCACAGTAAAGGAAGAGCTAACAAATTACGACTATAAAAGATTTTCTATGTTCGactaaaaaaaacacgaaTACTTACAGTGATCTTATTTAGTACTCGGGTGACGGCGCATTTATGATAATCTTGGAGGTCTAACATATACGTAGCTGCATCAGACTCCATCAGTGGCTGACAGGGCGAATattctaaaagaaaaaacatttaatatataatgaggcgcaaa encodes the following:
- the LOC110993605 gene encoding uncharacterized protein LOC110993605; translation: MAIIKLTICLSLIHMAVGKGSEAQIQCGADFMKVTVPMDGDRKVSYLDQLKEYSPCQPLMESDAATYMLDLQDYHKCAVTRVLNKITGKRTYYHKIVIETLSGGRETVTVRCVVTNKRALSRRAVEPFPLDFSEPEVLDITRYEEGRAPEPILGAVVKQNGKQVSGEISVSPGTPLSMEIFLDNSSAPVYGLLVNYMHVTDTGKQQETIIFNGCSIDPYLFDNFQTNDGDNLTAKFRAFKFPDTTYVQFKGTVTVCLDKCQGVQCSNGVTAYGRKRRSIANNADSNKVYEVSLTTFIKVDYLDGDKEAEDVFGLIKNLKVANQLLGDRNGTPATVAEHTQDNKLVLQQSGGSVATFSVLLLIASIALLLK